A genomic segment from Equus asinus isolate D_3611 breed Donkey chromosome 23, EquAss-T2T_v2, whole genome shotgun sequence encodes:
- the ABHD17B gene encoding alpha/beta hydrolase domain-containing protein 17B: protein MNNLSFSELCCLFCCPPCPGKIASKLAFLPPDPTYTLMCDESGSRWTLHLSERADWQYSSREKDAIECFMTRTSKGNRIACMFVRCSPNAKYTLLFSHGNAVDLGQMSSFYIGLGSRINCNIFSYDYSGYGASSGKPTEKNLYADIEAAWLALRTRYGIRPENVIIYGQSIGTVPSVDLAARYESAAVILHSPLTSGMRVAFPDTKKTYCFDAFPNIDKISKITSPVLIIHGTEDEVIDFSHGLALFERCQRPVEPLWVEGAGHNDVELYGQYLERLKQFVSQELVNL from the exons CCACCTTGTCCAGGGAAAATTGCTTCAAAATTAGCGTTTTTGCCACCTGATCCAACTTACACGCTAATGTGTGATGAAAGTGGAAGCCGCTGGACTTTACACCTATCAGAGCGAGCAGACTGGCAGTACTCTTCTAGAGAAAAAGATGCCATTGAGTGTTTCATGACTAGAACCAGTAAAGGCAACAGAATTGCCTGCATGTTTGTGCGTTGCTCGCCCAATGCCAAATACACTTTACTCTTCTCACATGGAAATGCTGTTGATCTTGGTCAGATGAGCAGCTTTTACATAGGACTGGGATCACGGATTAATTGTAATATATTCTCATATGATTATTCTGGATATGGTGCAAGTTCCGGGAAACCAACGGAGAAGAACCTCTATGCAGACATAGAAGCTGCTTGGCTTGCTCTTAGGACAAG ATACGGCATTCGCCCTGAAAATGTGATTATATATGGCCAAAGCATAGGGACCGTACCGTCTGTGGATCTTGCCGCGCGGTATGAGAGTGCTGCTGTTATCCTTCATTCTCCTTTGACCTCGGGAATGCGAGTTGCTTTTCCTGATACCAAGAAGACCTACTGTTTTGATGCATTCCCAAA CATTGACAAAATCTCTAAGATAACCTCTCCAGTATTAATAATTCATGGGACTGAAGATGAAGTCATTGACTTTTCACATGGCCTCGCATTGTTTGAGCGTTGCCAAAGACCTGTGGAGCCTCTGTGGGTTGAAGGGGCAGGTCACAATGATGTGGAACTTTATGGACAGTACCTTGAAAGGTTGAAACAGTTTGTGTCACAGGAACTGGTCAATTTGTAA